Proteins co-encoded in one Crateriforma spongiae genomic window:
- a CDS encoding ATP-binding response regulator, whose protein sequence is MPRVFKILVVDDSPTQQLLLRGVLEQEPDLEVESCGNGQEALVIVMQSPPDLVLTDLQMPEMDGLELTEAVKQAAPSVPVILTTGQGSEDIAAQALRKGAASYVPKRSMNSDLLPTLRQVLQLAESETGRSDVSDYVTSASVSLSLRNDETLVPGVIARLEQPLIELDLFDEGSRMQISMALDEALLNAMIHGNLEVSSKLRELEDGEAYREMIDRRTKESPFCDRRVRVEMAADKESVRFVIRDEGNGFDVASLPDPTDPANLENVSGRGLLLINAFMDSVSHNDVGNELIMVKRCDQNGSDSSDESDD, encoded by the coding sequence ATGCCCCGCGTATTCAAGATCTTGGTTGTCGATGACAGCCCGACGCAGCAGTTGCTGCTTCGGGGCGTCCTGGAACAAGAACCTGACTTGGAAGTCGAAAGTTGTGGCAACGGCCAAGAAGCGTTGGTCATCGTCATGCAATCGCCACCTGACCTGGTCCTGACCGACTTGCAAATGCCGGAAATGGACGGGTTGGAATTGACCGAAGCCGTCAAACAGGCCGCCCCGTCGGTCCCCGTCATCTTGACGACAGGGCAGGGCAGTGAAGACATCGCCGCCCAAGCACTGCGAAAAGGCGCCGCCAGCTACGTCCCCAAACGGTCGATGAACAGTGATTTGTTGCCCACCCTGCGACAAGTCTTGCAGCTGGCCGAATCGGAAACCGGCCGCAGCGACGTCAGCGACTATGTCACATCCGCGTCGGTCAGCCTAAGCCTTCGCAACGATGAAACCTTGGTCCCCGGTGTCATCGCCCGATTGGAACAACCGCTGATCGAGTTGGACCTGTTTGACGAAGGCAGCCGCATGCAAATCAGCATGGCGTTGGACGAAGCGTTACTGAACGCGATGATCCATGGCAACCTGGAAGTTTCGTCCAAGCTACGCGAGTTGGAAGACGGCGAAGCCTATCGTGAGATGATCGATCGCCGCACCAAGGAGTCTCCGTTCTGTGACCGTCGTGTTCGTGTGGAAATGGCCGCCGACAAAGAATCGGTACGCTTTGTAATTCGCGACGAAGGCAACGGATTTGATGTTGCTTCCCTGCCGGACCCGACCGATCCGGCCAACTTGGAAAATGTCAGCGGCCGAGGCCTGTTGCTGATCAACGCTTTCATGGATTCGGTCAGCCACAACGACGTGGGCAACGAACTGATCATGGTCAAACGATGCGACCAAAACGGTTCGGATTCGTCAGACGAAAGCGACGACTGA
- a CDS encoding PP2C family protein-serine/threonine phosphatase: MRVRLAFMDPLPYSRNDRDSIAILLVEDCATDRTLATLCLENGLGDGLELYTADTLQSAMDRISQSRLDLILLDLHLPDSEGLDTLRHVLRVDPDATVVVISGESEESSAISAVRLGAQDFIVKGTQLTDRHLIRSIRLAMERAAHRSMEAELLEIRHQMHMAHQIQKRLLPGRLFGCTKYSMAGGCQPANENGGDYFDFMRLPDGSSCVVIGDVSGHGIGPSMVMIETRASIRALVMTGMEIGEVLTEVNRLLINDLKHNAFVTLFMVHLDPTGRRCAYSSAGHPGYLVRNDGASLVLSSPNPPLGIVSDERYLSMNLDDLRGDDLLVMFTDGITEATRDHETFLGVAPVLKTVVANRHRSADYVVDQVFELAARVEPESCQHDDRTAVVIKRLADAVPRPHFQSPADSIHSDYRMPPPPH; the protein is encoded by the coding sequence ATGCGGGTTAGACTTGCGTTCATGGATCCGTTGCCCTACAGCCGAAACGATCGCGATTCCATTGCGATCCTGCTTGTTGAAGACTGCGCGACCGATCGAACGTTGGCGACACTGTGCCTAGAAAATGGCCTGGGCGACGGTTTGGAACTGTACACCGCCGACACGCTGCAGTCCGCGATGGATCGGATTTCCCAATCGCGGCTGGACCTGATTTTGTTGGATTTGCACCTGCCCGACAGCGAGGGGCTGGACACGCTGCGGCATGTCTTGCGGGTCGATCCCGACGCGACGGTGGTTGTGATCAGTGGCGAATCCGAAGAATCGTCGGCCATTTCCGCGGTCCGTTTGGGTGCCCAGGACTTCATCGTCAAAGGCACACAGTTAACTGATCGCCACTTGATTCGATCGATTCGTTTGGCGATGGAGCGGGCCGCGCATCGGTCGATGGAAGCGGAACTGCTGGAGATCCGCCATCAGATGCACATGGCGCATCAAATCCAGAAACGCTTATTGCCAGGACGGCTTTTCGGTTGCACGAAATACTCCATGGCGGGCGGATGTCAGCCGGCCAACGAGAACGGCGGCGACTATTTCGATTTCATGCGATTGCCGGATGGTTCCAGTTGCGTGGTGATTGGTGATGTCAGCGGACACGGCATCGGGCCGTCGATGGTCATGATTGAAACGCGGGCATCCATCCGTGCTTTGGTCATGACCGGGATGGAAATCGGCGAAGTGTTGACCGAGGTCAATCGGCTGTTGATCAACGATTTGAAGCACAATGCGTTTGTAACGTTGTTCATGGTGCACTTGGATCCGACCGGACGCCGGTGTGCGTACAGCAGCGCCGGACATCCCGGGTACCTGGTCCGCAATGATGGGGCATCGTTGGTGTTGTCTTCACCCAATCCGCCTTTGGGAATTGTTTCGGACGAACGCTATTTGTCGATGAATCTGGACGATCTTCGGGGAGATGATCTGCTGGTGATGTTCACCGACGGCATTACTGAGGCCACTCGTGACCACGAGACGTTCCTTGGCGTCGCTCCGGTGCTGAAGACGGTCGTCGCGAATCGGCACCGATCCGCCGACTACGTCGTAGACCAAGTGTTTGAATTGGCGGCGCGGGTGGAACCGGAATCGTGTCAGCATGATGATCGAACGGCGGTGGTCATCAAGCGTTTGGCCGACGCCGTTCCGCGTCCCCATTTCCAAAGCCCGGCGGATTCAATCCACAGCGATTATCGGATGCCTCCGCCGCCGCACTAA
- a CDS encoding STAS domain-containing protein: protein MTEPLTTFNVSHVDEVTVIFLKPLDFLQREVITRTQEELLEFLKQQGPQKLVINFKDVAGISSEFIGTLLRARDYVMAVDGQMRLSNMNDNIHTAFCVTNLKDRIFPIDATMPRAIDALHGIESS from the coding sequence ATGACCGAGCCACTGACAACGTTCAACGTATCCCATGTTGATGAGGTCACCGTCATTTTTCTCAAGCCGCTGGATTTTCTACAGCGAGAAGTCATCACGCGGACGCAGGAGGAATTGCTGGAATTTTTGAAACAGCAAGGTCCGCAGAAATTGGTGATCAATTTTAAAGACGTCGCAGGGATTTCGTCCGAGTTCATCGGCACCCTGCTGCGTGCCCGCGACTACGTGATGGCGGTCGACGGACAGATGCGTCTGTCAAACATGAACGACAACATTCATACCGCGTTCTGTGTCACCAATCTGAAGGACCGAATCTTTCCCATCGATGCCACGATGCCGAGGGCGATTGATGCGCTGCACGGCATTGAGTCGTCTTGA
- a CDS encoding DUF1501 domain-containing protein: MARPALSRRQLLQRSACGFGAVALSALHQAAEGANRLHHAAKAKHVIFLYMDGGPSQIDTFDPKPRLTRENGQPFGMKMEKTQFDNNGTTLGSPWKFSQHGESGLPISELFPHVAKHADRLCVIRSMTSEFSEHTSANYFLHSGLGQVGRPSMGAWVTYGLGSESHDLPGFVVLNGGLTPPGGLDNFSSGFLPANHQASVFASGPMPVANLVSDDAVDRATRKRRLLSQLDQSLSERWGRPDPVEAAIRNYELAFRMQSAVPELADLSGESQHVRDQYGVDDPFKPKAIYARQCLLARRLIQRGVRFIELTCPSVSGNDRWDQHKRLRKGHEENSLAVDQPIAALLADLDDHGLLDETLVVFAGEFGRTPFAQGDDGRDHNPFGFSIWMAGGGVRGGTVYGATDEYGYHAVENPLMIHDLHAMMLHQLGIDHRRLTFRFGGRDMRLTDVHGTIVPEIVG, encoded by the coding sequence ATGGCCCGACCTGCGTTGTCACGTCGCCAATTGCTGCAGCGTTCGGCTTGCGGTTTCGGTGCCGTTGCGTTGTCCGCACTTCACCAGGCAGCCGAGGGTGCGAATCGTTTGCACCATGCCGCCAAAGCAAAGCATGTCATTTTTCTTTATATGGATGGCGGGCCCAGCCAGATCGACACTTTTGATCCCAAGCCGCGGCTGACCCGGGAAAACGGCCAGCCGTTTGGGATGAAGATGGAAAAGACGCAGTTCGACAACAATGGAACGACGCTGGGCAGTCCATGGAAATTTTCACAGCACGGTGAAAGTGGTTTGCCGATCAGCGAACTGTTTCCGCATGTCGCCAAGCATGCCGATCGGCTGTGCGTCATCCGCAGCATGACCAGCGAATTCAGCGAACACACCAGCGCCAACTATTTCCTGCATAGCGGGCTGGGCCAAGTCGGACGTCCCAGCATGGGAGCGTGGGTGACGTACGGTTTGGGCAGCGAAAGTCACGATTTGCCGGGCTTCGTGGTGTTGAACGGCGGTCTGACGCCGCCGGGTGGTCTCGATAATTTCAGCAGCGGTTTCCTACCCGCCAATCATCAGGCTTCGGTGTTCGCATCCGGCCCCATGCCGGTGGCCAATTTGGTGTCGGACGATGCCGTCGATCGGGCAACGCGAAAGCGACGTTTGTTAAGCCAGCTGGATCAATCGTTGTCCGAACGTTGGGGACGACCCGATCCGGTGGAGGCCGCTATTCGGAATTACGAGCTTGCATTCCGTATGCAATCGGCGGTTCCCGAACTGGCTGACCTATCAGGCGAATCCCAGCATGTTCGGGATCAGTATGGCGTTGACGATCCGTTCAAACCCAAGGCGATCTACGCACGCCAGTGTTTGCTCGCACGGCGATTGATCCAGCGCGGGGTGCGGTTCATCGAATTGACGTGTCCCAGCGTGTCGGGGAACGACCGCTGGGATCAACACAAGCGATTGCGCAAAGGACACGAAGAAAACTCGCTGGCCGTTGATCAACCTATCGCGGCATTGCTGGCCGATCTGGACGATCACGGATTGTTGGACGAAACGTTGGTGGTGTTTGCGGGAGAATTTGGCCGAACGCCTTTTGCCCAAGGCGACGACGGTCGCGACCACAACCCGTTCGGCTTTAGCATCTGGATGGCCGGGGGCGGCGTGCGTGGCGGCACGGTCTATGGTGCGACGGATGAATATGGCTACCACGCTGTGGAAAATCCGCTGATGATTCACGATCTGCATGCGATGATGCTGCATCAGTTGGGGATCGACCACCGACGTTTGACATTTCGATTCGGTGGTCGCGACATGCGTTTGACCGATGTCCACGGAACGATTGTTCCGGAAATCGTCGGCTGA
- a CDS encoding PSD1 and planctomycete cytochrome C domain-containing protein, with product MSRLSRNSTDRWRGGQLFLCLVLATIGCFSAGRVQGSDDPRADFFESKVRPLLISKCHACHSAANDDPAAGLMLDSADAIEESGAVIAGQADDSLLIEAVSYESGLDMPPDQPLSDQERAVLRKWIDDGAFFPDTKPVSGFDLAGRRDSHWAWQPVNPPEIPATGTTASDPIDAFVQRSNGPHDGVDRATWLRRVTFALTGLPPTPEQLEKFLADQRPDAKYRWVNRQMADPEFGVRWGRHWMDLVRFAETYGHEFDYPIPHAWRFRDWVVRSINDDVPFDQFVVEQLAGDLVPSPRRDPVDQTNLSKQGSAFWWLGEAVHAPVDVKDDQAIRVDNQIDVAGKAVLGLTIACARCHDHKFDAISQADYYSLSGILQSTTRSIGWLDPGGKVQQRVDECRRSLDQLQTVTFANADLGRLEKAEVSNPPSDLPNDAELVFDLTQGWPDGCTTEGWAFEPFETDAITPAVTPSIVPTPDGDSVAIETHPAGWLDSRVAGVEAAGVWRSPPFVIKQPHLIYQLAGQDQCEIRLVVDGYFMGDYHTLLFSGMRIKVEQPSAGDDGHWGWQVQGGDLHHYIGHTAHLEVWDPGPGWVGLARVYQSAEAKKPDSSVAPVQLLDAKSVFASQARPDQWDSILQTARSRVYRSGGPRAVPVLQSSKLTGRDVPLAVRGDVHQPGDPVPRSDLTAFRIAEGQEEKGSQSGPIDRLELARRWTDPANPLTPRVAVNRWWHHVFGQGIVASCDNFGVLGQMPSDPDLLDHLADRLMRGDWSRKRMVRDFVLSDAFADPSRIQRLEGEAIRDALLTISGRLDRRIGGPSVPIHLTSFMTGRGRPRSSGPIDGQGRRSLFVEVRRNFLSPFMAAFDTPAPSTSVGKRNVSNVPAQALAMLNDPMIDDLLDHWTQTLLKGGPVDDSSATGRLIDSVYMQAFARKPTEQEFAVAEQFLVESESVAVGLRDFVDVLVNTKEFIFVP from the coding sequence ATGAGCAGACTATCTAGAAATTCAACCGATCGATGGCGCGGTGGACAGCTGTTTCTGTGTCTGGTCCTGGCCACAATTGGCTGCTTTTCGGCTGGACGAGTGCAGGGGTCGGATGATCCACGCGCCGACTTTTTCGAATCCAAAGTCCGACCTTTGCTGATCAGCAAATGTCATGCATGTCATAGCGCGGCCAACGATGATCCCGCAGCCGGATTGATGTTGGATTCCGCCGACGCGATCGAAGAATCGGGCGCGGTCATTGCTGGACAGGCCGACGACAGCTTGCTGATCGAAGCGGTGTCCTATGAAAGTGGTTTGGACATGCCGCCGGACCAACCGCTAAGCGACCAAGAACGGGCGGTGTTGCGGAAGTGGATCGACGATGGCGCATTCTTTCCTGACACCAAACCTGTCTCGGGTTTCGATCTGGCTGGACGCCGTGACAGTCACTGGGCGTGGCAACCGGTCAATCCGCCTGAGATTCCTGCCACCGGCACCACCGCGAGTGACCCGATCGATGCGTTTGTGCAAAGGTCGAACGGACCGCATGACGGCGTGGATCGGGCAACGTGGCTACGCCGTGTGACGTTTGCATTGACTGGATTGCCGCCGACACCGGAGCAACTAGAAAAATTCTTGGCCGATCAGCGACCCGATGCAAAGTATCGCTGGGTAAATCGTCAGATGGCCGATCCCGAATTCGGTGTGCGATGGGGCCGGCACTGGATGGACCTTGTGCGATTCGCAGAAACCTATGGTCACGAATTCGACTATCCGATCCCGCACGCGTGGCGATTTCGCGATTGGGTCGTGCGGTCGATCAACGATGATGTGCCATTTGATCAGTTTGTGGTCGAACAATTGGCCGGCGACTTGGTGCCATCGCCAAGACGCGATCCGGTCGATCAAACCAATCTGTCGAAACAAGGCAGCGCGTTCTGGTGGCTGGGAGAAGCGGTACACGCACCGGTGGATGTGAAAGATGACCAGGCGATCCGTGTCGACAATCAAATCGATGTGGCTGGGAAAGCCGTGTTGGGGCTGACCATTGCTTGTGCTCGTTGCCACGACCATAAATTCGATGCGATCTCACAAGCTGATTACTATTCGCTGTCCGGAATTTTGCAATCGACCACGCGCAGTATCGGTTGGTTGGATCCTGGCGGCAAAGTTCAGCAACGCGTCGATGAATGTCGCCGGTCTTTGGATCAGCTTCAAACAGTTACGTTTGCGAACGCAGATCTTGGCCGCTTGGAAAAAGCAGAAGTGTCGAATCCGCCATCGGATCTGCCCAACGATGCGGAACTGGTTTTTGATCTGACCCAAGGTTGGCCCGACGGGTGCACCACCGAAGGTTGGGCATTCGAGCCGTTCGAAACCGATGCGATCACGCCTGCCGTGACGCCGAGCATCGTGCCCACACCGGACGGCGATTCTGTGGCGATCGAAACTCATCCGGCCGGATGGCTGGACAGTCGCGTCGCCGGCGTCGAAGCGGCCGGTGTCTGGCGATCACCACCGTTCGTGATCAAACAGCCACATTTGATCTACCAATTGGCCGGTCAGGATCAATGCGAAATCCGCTTGGTCGTCGACGGTTATTTCATGGGCGACTACCACACGCTGTTGTTCAGCGGAATGCGAATCAAAGTGGAGCAGCCGTCCGCTGGCGATGACGGACACTGGGGGTGGCAGGTGCAAGGTGGTGACCTTCACCACTACATCGGTCACACCGCACACTTAGAAGTCTGGGACCCCGGTCCCGGCTGGGTCGGCCTGGCACGTGTGTATCAGTCTGCCGAAGCAAAAAAGCCGGATTCGTCAGTAGCTCCGGTGCAATTGCTTGATGCAAAATCAGTGTTTGCTTCGCAGGCTCGTCCCGACCAGTGGGATAGTATTCTGCAAACTGCAAGATCGCGGGTGTATCGATCCGGGGGCCCCCGGGCCGTGCCCGTGTTGCAGTCGTCCAAGCTGACCGGGCGTGATGTTCCGTTGGCGGTCCGCGGCGACGTTCATCAACCGGGCGATCCGGTGCCTCGCAGTGATTTGACCGCCTTTCGAATTGCTGAAGGCCAAGAAGAAAAAGGTTCGCAAAGCGGGCCGATCGATCGTTTGGAATTGGCCAGACGTTGGACCGATCCCGCCAATCCATTGACGCCGCGGGTGGCCGTCAACCGCTGGTGGCATCACGTGTTTGGGCAAGGCATCGTGGCATCGTGTGATAATTTTGGCGTGCTTGGTCAAATGCCGTCCGATCCGGACCTGTTGGATCACTTGGCGGATCGGTTGATGCGCGGCGATTGGTCACGCAAGCGAATGGTTCGTGATTTTGTTTTGTCCGATGCGTTCGCCGATCCGTCCAGGATTCAGCGTTTGGAAGGCGAGGCCATTCGTGACGCTTTGCTGACGATTTCCGGTCGGCTGGACAGGCGAATCGGTGGTCCTAGCGTCCCCATTCACTTGACCAGTTTTATGACCGGGCGCGGACGCCCTAGATCCAGCGGTCCTATCGACGGTCAGGGCCGACGTAGCTTGTTCGTGGAAGTGCGTCGAAACTTTTTGTCGCCGTTCATGGCCGCTTTTGACACGCCGGCACCATCGACCAGTGTCGGAAAACGAAATGTTTCCAATGTCCCCGCCCAGGCATTGGCGATGCTGAACGATCCGATGATCGATGATTTGCTTGATCATTGGACACAAACGCTGCTAAAAGGCGGCCCCGTGGATGATTCATCCGCGACCGGGCGGTTGATCGATTCGGTTTACATGCAGGCGTTTGCTCGGAAACCAACCGAACAGGAATTCGCCGTCGCAGAGCAATTCCTGGTCGAATCGGAATCGGTTGCGGTGGGGCTGCGTGATTTCGTCGACGTGCTGGTCAACACCAAGGAGTTCATCTTTGTTCCCTAA